From the Roseofilum casamattae BLCC-M143 genome, the window TCGGTTTTGTGCCATCGGCTCTCCCAGTCTGCTTGAGTTACCCGCAGTTGATCTTGCAAGGTGCCCACTTCTTGGCGCAAGGAAACTAGCTCTTGTACCAATTGCTCTTTTGTTTTGTCGCGATCTCTCATCGGCTGTAGTTGCGGACTGCGTCCGACACGAACATGGACCTGGGAGGAGGGGGGTGTCATCTGTTTTACTATGTGGTGTTGAGTTTTGCAGCCTGGGGAAAACTAACGGCTAAAGCACCCTGTCATGTTTGAAGTTTGAGGCACCTGAGTAGGAAAACAACTCGGAATAGGAGCCATTCTATCTGCGATTGAACCCGGACGAAAGTTCGCAGGAATATTGAGCTATCATAATCGATTTTGTTAGAAGTTAGAGTCATAAGACGGTTGAGTCAGTTTAAGTTTTCTGGAAAATTTAATCGTTCGTTATTCTCTATCCAATGAGATTTATGTTCTTACCGGATAGTATGACCGGGTTAGTCAGATCTCGAGCTGGGATAGTTGGGGTTTATTGTCTCTTGATGGCTAGACCTTATCCTATTGTGTCTTTGATAAGAGCCGAACGCCAAGAGCTAGTCTGCATAATTCTACCAAACACTATTACATTGCTGGAGACGAGATCCCCAAAGAGAGGGAGATCGGGAAGGATAGCGGCCGGACAAGTCAAGCGCTACAATGGGCTGTGGATGTATCCATAACCCACTTTCCCATCCTGCGATTACACAGAGAGAGGGTGGGTTGATGTTGTTTTTACAGGGTGAGGAGTACAGACAATGAGCGATCGCTCGATTCCAGTGATGGTGAATGGTGCCGCTGGCAAAATGGGCCGGGAAGTAATTAAGGCTGTTGCTGGAGCAGAGGATATGAGACTCATTGGCGCTGTCGATCTCAATCCGGACTGCCACGGACAAGATGTGGGAGAAGTCCTCGGGTTGGGAGCGCTAGAAGTTCCGGTTCTCGATCGCCTCGAAGCCATGCTGGCCTTTGCGACTCAAGAGACCGAACCGGTAGTAATGGTTGATTTTACTCATCCCGATAGCGTCTATGAAAATGTACGCAGCGCGATCGCCTATGGGATTTCTCCGGTGGTCGGGACGACGGGATTGAGCGTCCAACAACTGCAAGAGTTGGCTGAATTTGCCGATAAGGCCAGCACTGGATGTTTGGTCATTCCAAATTTTTCCATTGGTATGGTGCTGTTGCAGCAAGCAGCGATTCAAGCGTCTAAGTATTTTGACCATGTCGAGATTATCGAGCTGCATCACGACCAAAAGGCTGATGCTCCCAGCGGAACGGCAATTAAGACCGCTCAGTTATTAGGAGAGTTAGGTAAATCTTATAACCCACCGAAGGTGGAGGAAACGGAAAAAATATCTGGAGCTAGAGGGGGTTTGGCTGACGAAAACATTCGCATTCACAGCGTGCGACTGCCCGGATTAATTGCCCATCAAGAAGTCTTGTTTGGATCGCCTGGAGAGTTATATACCTTGCGCCACGATACGAGCGATCGCAGCTGTTATATGCCCGGAGTTCTGTTAGCGGTTCGTAAAGTCCGAGAACTGAAAACTCTGGTATACGGTTTGGAGAAAATTTTGTAGCAGACCGTATTGTTGGAGTAACTAAGCCAACTTAAACAAGAGGTTTAGATACGGAAGCTTTATGAAAAATCAGCAATTCTGCCGCGAAATATGTGGATTCTGTGAAGATTGCGAGAATCTCGAAGACAAGATCGACAGCCTCGATCTAGAATCGATTCAACTAGGTGCAGGGAGGGAAAACCCCTCAAACAGAAGTCAATAACATCACTCTGAATCCTGCCAACACCAATCGTTGGACATGGAGTATAATAATGGCGTTTAAACTGCCAATTAATGAAAATACCCAATATAATTCGGACGATAAAACGGCCGAAACTCTATTTATAATTTCCCCGGAAAGACGCAGCGGGCTAATTCTGTGTCATGACTATTATGCTGAGTTTCTCGGTCCGGGAGCGGCAATCGTTCCTTACGAACAATGCCACGAATTAGTCTTTATTGACTCTCCAGTGCTGATTCCCGCCAGCGATCGCAAAGCTCACGATCGCGCTTATCGCATCCGACTGAGCTGGATACGTTGGTTGCAGAAAATTACTCGTTCTTCCCCCTGCCCCTTTTACCGCACCCAAAATTTACTTTGGAGTCTAGAGGTCTTTTTTGGGGTAGAAACGATTAAAGAACTCACAGACGAGGTTCTCGCTCGCCTAATTGGCGTGTTTCCAGCAACCGTGCGACAAGTTCGCCAATGCCGACAATGGCACTGGCCGAGTCGGTCAAAGGTGGTGTCGTATTGGGAACCAGTTCACTTCGATCGAGCCTTTGAAGTTCATAGATTGAAATACTTACAATCTAACTTAACATCTCCTTCCTCAGTCCGAGCCATATGAAATGCGATCGGACTCACGTTCGATCGGCTAAGATCGGGATATGATGTTTCCGCATCCTAGAGAGATTAGATAGGAGCGGTAAATGCCTAACTCTGTTCCCGAACAAGTCGGTTATCCGCGACGGCAGCGGCAACTCCAAACAGCAATCCTAAAGTTAGGACTACCGGAAACTGCGCCGGTACAATGGAAGCTTTTAGACCGAGCCTTAACCCATCCGAGTATTTCATCGACGGATAACTACGAGCAGTTAGAGTTTATTGGCGATGCCGTGGTGCGCATCGCCGCTTCGGAACTCCTTATGGAGCTATATCCTCAAGCTTCTGTGGGAGAGTTTTCGGCAATTCGGAAAATCTTAGTGAGCGATCGCACTTTGGCACAACTGGCCGACCTCTACAATGTGGAACAGTACTTGCTCATGGATCGGGGAACGGCCAGTGATAAATTGGGGCGAGCCTCGCGGTTGGCCGATGCCTTTGAAGCCATCCTCGGAGCGCTATATTTAAGTACCCACACCTTAGAATTGGTTCGCCCGTGGCTCGATCCTCATTTTACTCGCCTTTCCACCGAAATACGCAAAGATCCCGCCCGCCAGGATTATAAGTCTGCGCTCCAAGAATGGACTCAAGCCGTACACAAAGTGTTGCCCGAATACAAAGTTGTTGCCGTGAAACCCCACGGTCATAGCGACCAACCGTTTACCGCTCAGGTTTGGGTGCAAGGGGAGCCTTATGGTGTCGGGAAAGGGCGATCGCGCAAAGCAGCGGAACAAGAAGCTGCCAAAGATGCCTTATTCAAAATTCACCAGTACCGTCCTTAAATCTCCCTGGCGATCGCCTCGTTCCCAAAGTCGCCGAATTTTGATACCTTGGTAAGGCAACTACGTTGAATGAGAATAACCCCTCAGTTATTCTGGTAACCCTACGCAACAACTTTCTTGGAATGACCAGTTTTCCCTCTTCTGAATCTTCTTACACTACTCCTGATTTTAAGTATTGTTCGACGAAAGTCTTTGATGGATTTTCGACTTGTTTCCGGCAGTGGAGAGCCGAAAAATCTCATTGTCGTTTTTTGCATGGTTACAGCCTTACATTTAAAATTTGGTTTGTGGGCGAACTCGATGAAAAAGACTGGATCTGGGACTTTGGTGGCATGAAGCGCTCTACAAATACCATTGATGGCATGAGTCCCCAAGATTGGCTCAAATACATGTTCGACCATACTCTGCTTATTGCCGAAGACGACCCCCATTTAGAAGATTTTCGCATGTTAGCCGATCGCAAGCTCGCGCAACTGCGAGTCTTGCCTTCCGTTAGTGCGGAAAAGTTCGCTGAATTAATCTTTGTCAAAATGGATGAATTTGTCTACAAAGAAACGGGAGGTCGCGCGCGAGTCAAGCAAGTTGATGTGAGAGAACACGATAAGAATTCTGCGATCGCAATGGCTGTGGAATAAGATTGTCTTCAGGTCTTTAAAATAGCAAGTCTTCCATGTAATCCGACCATACCCGAGCGGCTTGAGAACTGCTGCCATAGGTTGGGGAATTATCATCATTTCCCAACCAAATTCCGGTGACTAAGCGGCGACTGGGAACATAGCCGACAAACCAGAGATCGACGCCATTATTGGTGGTTCCGGTTTTTCCTGCTTCTTCTCCGAGTCCTAAGTTGGCGCTGCTTCCCGTACCGCTCGCCACAACTCCTTGTAACAAATTAGTCATGGTTTGGGCAACTTGAGGAGAAACGGCAGGACGGCCGGCTTTCGGATCTTGCTGATAGTCGTAGATGACGCGACAGGTAT encodes:
- the dapB gene encoding 4-hydroxy-tetrahydrodipicolinate reductase — protein: MSDRSIPVMVNGAAGKMGREVIKAVAGAEDMRLIGAVDLNPDCHGQDVGEVLGLGALEVPVLDRLEAMLAFATQETEPVVMVDFTHPDSVYENVRSAIAYGISPVVGTTGLSVQQLQELAEFADKASTGCLVIPNFSIGMVLLQQAAIQASKYFDHVEIIELHHDQKADAPSGTAIKTAQLLGELGKSYNPPKVEETEKISGARGGLADENIRIHSVRLPGLIAHQEVLFGSPGELYTLRHDTSDRSCYMPGVLLAVRKVRELKTLVYGLEKIL
- the rnc gene encoding ribonuclease III: MPNSVPEQVGYPRRQRQLQTAILKLGLPETAPVQWKLLDRALTHPSISSTDNYEQLEFIGDAVVRIAASELLMELYPQASVGEFSAIRKILVSDRTLAQLADLYNVEQYLLMDRGTASDKLGRASRLADAFEAILGALYLSTHTLELVRPWLDPHFTRLSTEIRKDPARQDYKSALQEWTQAVHKVLPEYKVVAVKPHGHSDQPFTAQVWVQGEPYGVGKGRSRKAAEQEAAKDALFKIHQYRP
- a CDS encoding 6-pyruvoyl trahydropterin synthase family protein, whose translation is MNENNPSVILVTLRNNFLGMTSFPSSESSYTTPDFKYCSTKVFDGFSTCFRQWRAEKSHCRFLHGYSLTFKIWFVGELDEKDWIWDFGGMKRSTNTIDGMSPQDWLKYMFDHTLLIAEDDPHLEDFRMLADRKLAQLRVLPSVSAEKFAELIFVKMDEFVYKETGGRARVKQVDVREHDKNSAIAMAVE